The proteins below come from a single Cydia pomonella isolate Wapato2018A unplaced genomic scaffold, ilCydPomo1 PGA_scaffold_163, whole genome shotgun sequence genomic window:
- the LOC133533417 gene encoding uncharacterized protein LOC133533417 isoform X1 — protein MLKVLPVTLSGPNGSYETFAFLDDGSTATMIDCKVAARLGLIGPEEFITVNGIMGLQKTTKVRYVDFYIRGKYESDIHLVNHAKAVQSLGLNEQTLSRETIESYAHLKDLAEYLTYADATPTVLIGAEHWHLSICREVCEGRRNEPAACRTLLGWTLYGPTSSKTKPVEFVNHCQLDRTEPSENERLESLIKEQYKLDSLGISKRETLFSKLDSRAVEILDATTTRLPTGRYEVGLPWRDNIQCVPDSCPQALSRFLSLERRMIREPAFADAYKKFIDNMIAKNYAEECDSGTYYNHLITKSVNTSIDLKHDTNLGDYSNKIHTLSDNLQPSTVSPNKTETNFDIELSSVNNNKNKLKTESEPNKSDINARIRWYLPHFGVYHPQKRKLRVVHDAAATNQGVSLNSLLLQGPDLLENLLGILFRFREGAVAITADIKEMFPQIKIREQDRDALRFLWRDVQSRETMPLKEYRMTAVIFGASSSPFTALYIKHKNAMSHQDSYPAAANASIHSSYMDDFLDSLDDVDEAAQMASDVVTIHRNACFEMCGWNSNDQGALRLVPTELRAVQPSEMSLGSESSSVRALGVSWDPISDTVGFRTGLEGLILQGSFNKRKVLFHLMKVYDPLGLLGPIVVKGRILLQEAWRSNIDWDTPFPPSQILKWNEWFKELSDVSTIRIPRWYAKLNGEPLHRELHIFADASELAFATVAYWRLLYADGTVKLALITSKTRVSPLKPISIPRLELQGALIASRLAVTIKEFHKKKPLRTFLWTDSRTVLGWLRSDARTYKPFVAHRVGEITENTRVQDWKWVPTDLNVADDATRIKPLHLNPNHRWFTGPSFLLDPPENWPVEPAGQPIVQEERKQTSGLVVGHLTITADFSRFSDWLRLLRATARVLQAASKFRSALDRVGRVAPSTDVRLRQRTNRPTSTTLIPLTAELMEAAERHVLKKVQSESFSDEIPIIERGELIPKSSRLAKLSPRMGPDNLLHLAGRIVAVQDVGSEIKFPIILDGRHPVVRLLVNFYHRKAGHANNEMVVNEVRQKYWLLHLRSTVRSVTSKCLSCRIKRAKPMNPMTGNLPPQRLAHHRRPFTYTGLDYFGPINTKIGRRQEKRYVALYTCMTSRAVHLELVHSLSADSAIMSLRRFIARRGAPNTVYSDNGTCFVGADRILREFYQNEVYDFAANRGIKWSFIPAAAPFFGGCWERLIRTVKVALNATLREREPNPEVLVTLLLEAEAIVNSRPLTHVPIGPEDQETLTPFHFLIGSSSNQVLPATLDDRDLLRRADWRKALRLADHFWNRWVKEILPTMQPRQIAENREHDLTLGDLVIIVDQNLPRGTWPRGRVVATFPGRDGVVRVVDVATSGGILRRPSKKLVRLEA, from the coding sequence ATGTTGAAAGTTTTACCAGTGACACTGTCAGGGCCAAATGGCAGCTATGAAACCTTCGCGTTTCTCGATGATGGCAGCACTGCGACTATGATCGATTGTAAAGTGGCTGCTCGCTTAGGTTTAATAGGACCTGAAGAGTTCATAACTGTCAATGGTATCATGGGTTTACAAAAAACTACAAAGGTAAGATACGTTGACTTTTACATAAGAGGTAAATATGAATCTGATATCCATTTGGTAAATCATGCTAAGGCTGTACAATCGTTAGGCTTGAACGAACAAACTCTATCTAGAGAGACTATTGAATCTTATGCTCACTTAAAAGACCTAGCCGAATACTTGACATATGCTGACGCTACACCAACCGTACTTATTGGTGCTGAGCATTGGCATCTGTCAATATGTCGCGAGGTTTGTGAAGGCAGACGTAACGAGCCCGCCGCTTGTCGCACTTTGCTTGGGTGGACTTTGTATGGACCAACGAGTAGCAAAACCAAGCCAGTCGAGTTCGTCAACCATTGTCAGTTAGACCGCACTGAACCTTCTGAAAATGAACGCCTGGAGTCACTGATAAAGGAGCAATACAAACTCGACTCGCTCGGTATCTCTAAGCGCGAGACTCTATTTAGCAAGCTAGACTCCCGTGCCGTCGAGATTCTTGATGCTACCACCACACGCTTACCGACCGGTAGATATGAAGTAGGTCTTCCGTGGCGTGACAACATACAGTGTGTTCCCGATAGCTGCCCGCAAGCTTTATCAAGATTTCTAAGCCTCGAAAGGAGAATGATTCGTGAGCCCGCCTTCGCTGACGCGTATAAAAAGTTTATTGATAACATGATTGCTAAAAATTATGCTGAGGAGTGCGATTCCGGCACTTATTATAATCATCTTATCACTAAAAGCGTCAACACCAGCATTGATCTCAAACACGATACCAATTTAGGcgattattcaaataaaattcaCACCTTATCTGATAACTTACAACCTAGTACAGTCAGTCCGAAtaaaacagaaacaaattttgacATTGAGCTGTCAAGTgtgaataacaataaaaataaattaaaaaccgaATCTGAACCTAATAAAAGTGACATTAACGCAAGAATAAGGTGGTATTTGCCTCATTTTGGCGTGTACCATCCACAAAAACGTAAACTTCGTGTTGTCCACGACGCAGCCGCGACTAATCAGGGTGTTTCATTAAACTCGTTGCTGCTTCAAGGACCTGatcttttagaaaatttattaggtattttatttcggTTCAGAGAGGGCGCTGTTGCTATAACAGCTGATATTAAGGAAATGTTTCCTCAAATAAAAATCCGTGAACAAGATCGTGACGCACTACGTTTTTTATGGCGCGACGTTCAGTCAAGGGAAACAATGCCTCTAAAAGAATATCGGATGACAGCTGTCATTTTTGGAGCATCGTCCAGCCCTTTCACTGCGTTGTACATTAAACATAAAAACGCTATGTCACACCAAGATTCGTATCCAGCGGCAGCCAACGCAAGTATCCATAGTTCCTATATGGACGACTTCTTGGATAGTCTGGACGATGTTGACGAAGCTGCACAGATGGCATCCGATGTTGTGACTATTCATCGTAACGCATGTTTCGAAATGTGTGGCTGGAATTCTAACGATCAGGGAGCATTGCGTCTTGTACCGACTGAACTGCGCGCCGTCCAGCCTAGTGAGATGTCACTTGGCAGTGAATCAAGTAGCGTCAGAGCCTTAGGTGTTTCATGGGATCCTATTTCGGACACTGTCGGATTTAGGACTGGTTTAGAAGGTCTCATACTACAGGGCAGTTTTAATAAACGCAAAGTGTTGTTCCACCTCATGAAAGTATACGACCCACTAGGTTTGTTGGGCCCAATAGTGGTCAAAGGGCGTATACTGCTTCAGGAGGCGTGGAGATCCAATATTGACTGGGACACACCATTTCCACCATCACAGATTTTAAAGTGGAACGAGTGGTTTAAGGAACTGTCTGACGTATCTACAATTAGGATTCCACGATGGTACGCCAAGCTCAATGGAGAACCTCTACACAGGGAGCTACACATTTTCGCGGACGCAAGCGAGTTGGCCTTTGCCACCGTCGCTTATTGGCGCTTATTGTATGCAGATGGTACAGTCAAGCTCGCACTCATCACCAGTAAGACGAGAGTCTCACCTTTGAAGCCCATTTCAATTCCTCGTCTAGAATTGCAGGGCGCTTTGATAGCTTCTCGCCTTGCTGTCACTATTAAAGAGTTTCATAAGAAAAAACCTTTACGAACTTTCCTGTGGACAGATTCAAGAACTGTCCTCGGTTGGCTCAGAAGTGACGCACGAACGTACAAACCCTTTGTGGCCCATCGCGTAggagaaattacagaaaatacGCGCGTGCAAGATTGGAAATGGGTCCCAACTGATTTGAACGTTGCGGACGATGCCACTAGGATTAAGCCGCTTCATCTTAATCCTAACCACCGATGGTTTACAGGTCCCTCGTTCCTTCTCGATCCACCGGAGAATTGGCCTGTTGAACCAGCTGGTCAGCCTATAGTCCAGGAAGAGCGGAAGCAGACTTCTGGACTTGTGGTTGGTCATCTGACAATTACCGCGGATTTCAGTCGTTTTAGTGACTGGCTACGATTACTTCGTGCTACTGCTCGCGTTTTGCAAGCTGCGTCTAAATTTCGCTCGGCTTTAGATCGCGTAGGTCGCGTTGCTCCTAGCACCGATGTTAGGCTTCGTCAACGTACGAATAGACCTACGTCCACCACTCTAATCCCCCTGACAGCGGAACTTATGGAAGCCGCAGAAAGGCACGTCCTGAAGAAAGTACAGTCTGAATCATTTAGTGACGAAATCCCAATAATAGAACGTGGAGAATTGATACCAAAGAGTAGTCGCCTGGCGAAGCTTTCTCCCAGAATGGGGCCAGACAACTTGTTGCACCTAGCTGGCAGAATCGTTGCCGTACAAGACGTCGGTTCCGAGATCAAGTTTCCAATCATTCTAGATGGACGACACCCAGTAGTGCGCTTATTGGTCAATTTCTACCATCGCAAGGCTGGACATGCAAACAATGAAATGGTGGTCAATGAGGTTCGACAAAAATATTGGCTTCTTCATCTGCGCAGTACTGTTCGAAGCGTCACCAGCAAATGTTTGTCCTGTCGCATCAAAAGAGCAAAGCCAATGAATCCGATGACCGGTAACCTTCCTCCTCAGCGGCTTGCCCACCACCGCCGCCCATTCACGTACACTGGCTTGGATTATTTCGGCCCGATAAATACCAAGATCGGCCGAAGACAAGAGAAACGTTATGTGGCCCTGTACACCTGCATGACATCCAGAGCCGTTCACCTGGAGCTTGTACATTCCCTTTCTGCTGACTCCGCAATAATGAGCCTGCGACGGTTTATTGCTAGAAGAGGCGCTCCCAATACTGTATATTCTGACAACGGTACATGTTTTGTTGGTGCAGACCGAATTCTACGCGAATTTTATCAGAACGAGGTCTACGATTTTGCTGCCAATAGAGGAATAAAGTGGAGCTTTATCCCTGCCGCTGCTCCTTTTTTCGGCGGATGCTGGGAGAGACTGATTCGCACCGTCAAAGTCGCGCTGAATGCCACATTACGAGAAAGAGAACCTAATCCCGAAGTCCTAGTAACTCTCCTTCTAGAAGCTGAGGCAATTGTAAATTCTCGACCTCTGACCCATGTCCCTATTGGCCCTGAAGACCAGGAAACCCTAACGCCCTTCCACTTTCTAATTGGCTCATCTTCTAACCAGGTTCTGCCTGCAACCCTTGACGACCGAGACCTTTTAAGACGTGCTGACTGGAGGAAGGCGTTGAGATTGGCCGACCACTTTTGGAACCGATGGGTAAAAGAAATTCTGCCAACCATGCAACCTCGCCAGATAGCGGAGAACAGAGAGCACGACTTGACTCTTGGCGACTTAGTCATCATTGTAGACCAGAACCTACCCCGAGGAACCTGGCCACGCGGCCGCGTCGTTGCTACATTCCCTGGCAGAGACGGAGTGGTCAGGGTGGTGGACGTAGCCACATCAGGTGGAATTCTTCGTCGACCTTCTAAAAAATTGGTCAGATTAGAGGCATAA
- the LOC133533417 gene encoding uncharacterized protein LOC133533417 isoform X2, whose translation MILRSKTKQSAKSAKMTRSETGTPATGRLGQSKKLDHSAADATVPPAASDPQIPGTSRECLPTGTSAEQVNVPLSCRSRASSSTRSSATIRARRLTAEAHLARKSIEREQELFQRELDNQRKLLEQFKQVEQLELEAKIAALEAEERSNHTKIRRVYITHSAGPPGRPSPLYSTPRQLPKISWQHSNVHLLVPK comes from the exons ATGATCTTGCGATCTAAAACCAAGCAGTCGGCTAAAAGCGCTAAAATGACGCGCTCGGAAACGGGTACCCCTGCCACGGGTAGGCTCGGCCAGTCCAAAAAGTTGGACCACAGTGCGGCCGACGCCACCGTACCACCCGCGGCTTCCGACCCGCAAATCCCCGGGACGTCTCGCGAGTGCCTCCCAACCGGCACCAGCGCCGAACAAGTTAATGTTCCCCTCAGTTGCAGGTCTCGCGCTTCGAGCTCTACGCGATCATCGGCCACGATTAGGGCACGACGATTGACCGCGGAGGCCCACTTGGCCCGCAAAAGCATAGAAAGGGAACAGGAGCTCTTTCAACGCGAGCTCGACAACCAACGGAAACTCCTTGAGCAGTTTAAACAGGTAGAACAGCTTGAACTTGAAGCGAAAATAGCCGCCTTAGAAGCCGAGGAGCGATCCAATCACACG AAAATACGGCGCGTCTATATAACGCACTCCGCGGGCCCGCCCGGGAGGCCGTCGCCTCTTTACTCAACACCGCGGCAGCTTCCGAAGATATCATGGCAGCACTCGAACGTACATTTGCTTGTCCCGAAATGA